One part of the Streptomyces sp. NBC_00286 genome encodes these proteins:
- a CDS encoding response regulator transcription factor, with the protein MEQTHTSHNGAAATQGAQRRVLVVEDDPTIVDAIAARLRAEGFLVQTAGDGPAAVDTAEAWQPDLLILDIMLPGFDGLEVCRRVQAQRPVPVLMLTARDDETDMLVGLGVGADDYMTKPFSMRELAARVHVLLRRVERAVVAASTPRSGILRLGELEIDHAQRRVRVRSEDVHLTPTEFDLLVCLANTPRAVLSREQLLAEVWDWADASGTRTVDSHIKALRRKIGAERIRTVHGVGYALETPTP; encoded by the coding sequence ATGGAGCAGACACACACCTCCCACAACGGCGCGGCGGCGACGCAGGGCGCACAGCGCCGGGTGCTGGTGGTCGAGGACGATCCGACGATCGTGGACGCCATCGCCGCCCGGTTGCGGGCCGAGGGATTTCTCGTGCAAACCGCCGGTGACGGACCGGCCGCCGTCGACACGGCCGAGGCCTGGCAGCCCGATCTGCTGATCCTCGACATCATGCTGCCGGGCTTCGACGGCCTGGAAGTCTGCCGCCGCGTGCAGGCGCAGCGCCCGGTGCCGGTGCTGATGCTGACGGCACGCGACGACGAGACGGACATGCTCGTCGGGCTCGGCGTGGGCGCCGACGACTACATGACGAAGCCTTTCTCCATGCGTGAGCTGGCCGCACGCGTCCATGTGCTGCTGCGCCGCGTGGAGCGCGCCGTGGTCGCCGCGTCGACGCCTCGCTCCGGCATCCTGCGCCTGGGCGAGCTGGAGATCGACCATGCGCAGCGGCGGGTGCGGGTGCGCAGCGAGGACGTTCATCTGACGCCCACCGAGTTCGATCTGCTGGTCTGCCTGGCCAATACGCCGCGCGCGGTGCTCTCCCGGGAGCAGCTGCTCGCCGAGGTGTGGGACTGGGCGGACGCCTCCGGCACCCGTACCGTGGACAGTCACATCAAGGCCTTGCGCCGGAAGATCGGCGCCGAGCGGATCCGTACCGTGCACGGCGTCGGCTACGCGCTGGAGACCCCCACTCCTTGA
- a CDS encoding HAMP domain-containing sensor histidine kinase — protein sequence MSEADEARDDTRKKAASGWSASLWEGVRPFSIKTKLGALVVVSVFITTVLMMIAVRTETELRFITVFSMIATLLITQFVAHSLTSPLDEMNTVARNISHGDYTSRVKGADRRDELGDLAQTINRMADDLEAQDRQRKELVANVSHELRTPIAGLRAVLENVVDGVSAADPETMRTALKQTERLGRLVDTLLDLSRLDNGVVPLRKRRFEVWPYLSGVLKEANMVVSARGGISSGSGTHTRTDVHLHLDVSPPELTAHADPERIHQVVANLIDNAVKHSPPHGRVTVKARRGEYPESLDLEVLDEGPGIPQSEWHRVFERFNRGGVAAPHGPGSDGGTGLGLAIARWAVDLHGGRIGVAESQRGCRIKVTLPGLPPLTADAAFEPEPQEQGEMHGFRGASTGQPRLFPAISSTETRVSM from the coding sequence ATGAGCGAGGCCGACGAGGCGCGCGACGATACGCGCAAGAAGGCGGCGAGCGGCTGGAGCGCGAGCCTCTGGGAGGGCGTACGCCCCTTCTCGATCAAGACGAAGCTCGGCGCGCTGGTCGTCGTCTCGGTCTTCATCACCACCGTGCTGATGATGATCGCGGTGCGCACGGAGACCGAGCTGCGCTTCATCACCGTCTTCTCGATGATCGCGACCCTGCTGATCACGCAGTTCGTGGCGCACTCGCTGACGTCTCCCCTGGACGAGATGAACACCGTCGCCCGGAACATCTCGCACGGCGACTACACGAGCCGGGTCAAGGGCGCCGACCGCCGCGACGAACTGGGCGACCTGGCCCAGACGATCAACCGCATGGCCGACGACCTGGAGGCCCAGGACCGCCAGCGCAAGGAGCTGGTCGCGAACGTCTCGCACGAGCTGCGGACGCCGATCGCCGGACTGCGCGCGGTCCTGGAGAACGTCGTGGACGGTGTCTCGGCCGCCGATCCCGAGACGATGCGTACGGCGCTCAAGCAGACCGAGCGCCTCGGGCGCCTGGTGGACACACTGCTCGACCTGTCCCGGCTGGACAACGGCGTCGTACCGCTGCGCAAGCGCCGCTTCGAGGTGTGGCCGTACCTGTCCGGCGTACTGAAGGAGGCCAACATGGTGGTCTCCGCGCGCGGGGGCATCTCCTCAGGGTCCGGTACTCACACGCGTACGGACGTGCATCTGCACCTGGACGTGTCGCCGCCCGAGCTGACCGCGCACGCCGACCCGGAGCGGATCCACCAGGTCGTCGCCAACCTCATCGACAACGCGGTCAAGCACAGCCCGCCGCACGGCCGCGTGACGGTGAAGGCGCGGCGCGGGGAGTATCCGGAGTCGCTCGATCTGGAGGTGCTGGACGAGGGTCCGGGGATTCCGCAGTCGGAGTGGCACCGGGTCTTCGAGCGTTTCAACCGCGGCGGAGTCGCCGCACCGCACGGTCCGGGCAGCGACGGCGGTACGGGTCTGGGGCTGGCGATCGCGCGTTGGGCGGTCGATCTGCACGGCGGCCGGATCGGTGTGGCCGAATCCCAGCGCGGCTGCCGGATCAAGGTCACTCTTCCGGGGCTGCCTCCGCTCACGGCTGACGCGGCGTTCGAGCCCGAGCCGCAAGAGCAGGGCGAGATGCACGGATTCCGCGGGGCATCCACAGGGCAACCGCGCTTGTTTCCCGCCATTTCCAGCACCGAAACACGCGTTTCGATGTGA